One region of Flavobacterium sp. KACC 22763 genomic DNA includes:
- a CDS encoding tetratricopeptide repeat protein: MKNILYLFLFISQVFFAQGRFESANALYQKGQYKEAAQVYENIIKEDKLHSAEVYFNLGNCYYKLNQVAPSIYNYEKALVLKPNDPETLNNLKFAKKLTIDEIKEVPKVGFAKLIQNFTSIFDYNVWAKISVTLGFVFLLSFIGYYFSSATIAKRIYFVGMFIVLVAFALSISAGMSEKSHFENDRVAIVFSELSQVRHEPQKSSNGIILLHEGAKVYVLETVAGWKKIELTDGTQGWIDSSTIKEVK, translated from the coding sequence ATGAAAAACATACTATATCTCTTTTTATTCATCTCGCAGGTTTTCTTTGCGCAAGGTCGTTTTGAATCGGCTAATGCATTGTACCAAAAAGGGCAATATAAAGAAGCTGCGCAAGTTTATGAGAACATTATAAAAGAAGATAAATTACATTCTGCCGAAGTGTATTTTAATCTTGGAAACTGTTATTACAAACTAAATCAGGTTGCACCTTCGATTTATAATTATGAAAAAGCTTTGGTTCTTAAACCAAACGATCCGGAGACTTTAAACAATTTAAAGTTTGCCAAAAAACTGACAATTGACGAAATCAAAGAAGTTCCTAAAGTAGGTTTTGCCAAACTGATTCAGAACTTTACTTCAATTTTTGACTATAATGTGTGGGCTAAAATCTCTGTTACACTTGGTTTTGTGTTTTTATTGAGTTTTATTGGATATTATTTTTCGAGCGCTACAATTGCAAAAAGAATTTATTTTGTCGGAATGTTTATTGTTCTAGTTGCTTTTGCCTTAAGCATTTCAGCTGGAATGTCTGAAAAAAGTCATTTTGAAAACGATCGTGTTGCCATTGTTTTTTCTGAATTAAGCCAAGTGAGACATGAACCTCAAAAATCTTCGAATGGAATTATTTTATTGCATGAAGGAGCAAAAGTTTATGTCTTAGAAACTGTTGCTGGCTGGAAAAAAATCGAACTAACAGACGGAACTCAAGGCTGGATTGATTCTTCAACTATTAAAGAGGTGAAATAG
- a CDS encoding BatD family protein, with protein MKRYLILFLITFQGLMAQVQFEARVSKNSLGINERLRIDFIMNVDGDNFEQPSFDGFKMVAGPSQQISQSWINGRSSFQKIYSYILQPERKGALTIKQAAIEFNGQVYKTNPIKVTVTNAVAQERDPNDRPQGSGNELLELIAEISKTNPYLNEPITVVYKLYFNNIGVTGFKELAKPKYNDFWNQNIDVKQLSVQQGSYQGQQAYYVILKKTILYPQKSGRLTIEPLSLDIGVQLPTNRRDMFGQMIITEDNKVVSAGAKTINVRPLPEANKPEGFTGAVGRFNFTVTPSKTTLKNGEGLDLIVSAQGTGNMKLFTLPKPVVPNALEMYDPVHDENVTTSLTGMSGRITDKYTIVPQYRGKYAIKPMQFSYFDLSTGTYKTITSKEIMIDVLDGPTPAEANTGTATKNVVAKADQFKNIKSKTALIPITKKDFYDSNLYLGLLFAPFIIIPIIILARKKKEAMDSDVTGNRIRMNNKLAKKYLSQAKKHLNNKEPFYIALEKAMHNFLKAKLHIETSEMSKDNIRELLLSRNANAETVQNFIALTENCEFARYAPASSASIQQDYDKAVMIISELEKQIV; from the coding sequence ATGAAAAGATATTTAATTCTATTTCTAATCACTTTTCAAGGACTTATGGCTCAAGTACAATTTGAAGCCAGAGTCAGCAAAAACTCGCTTGGAATAAATGAAAGACTCCGCATTGACTTCATCATGAATGTGGACGGAGATAATTTCGAGCAACCTTCTTTTGATGGATTTAAAATGGTTGCGGGACCAAGCCAACAGATTAGCCAGTCGTGGATAAATGGACGCAGTTCTTTTCAAAAAATCTATTCTTATATCTTACAGCCTGAGAGAAAAGGTGCCTTAACAATAAAACAGGCAGCTATAGAATTCAATGGGCAGGTTTACAAAACCAATCCGATAAAGGTTACAGTAACCAATGCAGTTGCTCAAGAAAGAGATCCAAATGACAGACCTCAAGGATCTGGAAATGAATTATTGGAACTCATTGCCGAAATCTCAAAAACAAATCCATACTTAAACGAACCTATTACAGTAGTTTATAAACTGTATTTTAATAACATTGGCGTTACTGGTTTTAAAGAATTGGCAAAACCTAAATACAATGATTTCTGGAATCAGAATATTGATGTAAAACAACTTTCTGTACAACAAGGATCATATCAAGGTCAGCAGGCTTACTACGTAATCTTAAAAAAGACCATTTTATATCCTCAGAAATCAGGAAGACTTACTATTGAACCTCTTTCTTTAGATATTGGCGTACAATTGCCAACAAATCGTCGTGATATGTTTGGTCAAATGATCATTACAGAAGACAATAAAGTGGTTTCTGCTGGCGCCAAAACTATCAATGTGCGACCGCTTCCTGAAGCCAATAAACCAGAAGGATTTACTGGCGCTGTCGGAAGATTCAATTTTACTGTTACTCCATCAAAAACAACGCTTAAAAATGGTGAAGGTCTTGATCTAATCGTGAGTGCACAAGGAACTGGAAACATGAAGCTATTCACACTTCCAAAACCAGTTGTACCAAATGCATTAGAAATGTATGATCCTGTTCATGATGAAAACGTAACCACTTCTTTGACAGGTATGTCTGGAAGAATTACAGATAAATATACGATTGTACCACAGTACAGAGGAAAATATGCCATCAAGCCAATGCAGTTTTCATATTTTGATTTGAGCACGGGTACATATAAAACCATCACTTCAAAAGAAATTATGATTGATGTTTTAGATGGACCAACGCCTGCAGAAGCAAATACGGGAACGGCTACTAAAAATGTTGTGGCCAAAGCGGATCAATTTAAAAATATTAAATCTAAAACAGCATTAATTCCTATTACGAAAAAAGATTTTTATGATTCAAATCTGTATTTAGGATTACTGTTTGCTCCATTTATCATTATTCCGATCATCATTTTAGCTAGAAAGAAAAAAGAGGCTATGGATAGTGATGTTACTGGAAATAGAATTAGAATGAACAATAAGCTGGCTAAGAAATATTTATCGCAAGCGAAGAAACATCTTAACAACAAAGAGCCTTTCTATATCGCATTAGAAAAAGCAATGCATAATTTCTTGAAAGCAAAACTGCATATTGAAACTTCAGAAATGAGCAAAGACAATATTAGAGAATTGTTATTGTCTAGAAATGCCAATGCAGAAACGGTTCAGAATTTTATTGCTTTGACTGAAAACTGCGAGTTTGCACGTTATGCACCAGCATCGAGCGCTTCGATTCAGCAGGATTATGATAAAGCGGTTATGATTATTTCTGAATTAGAAAAACAGATTGTTTAA